The window GCTGCTCGGTCTTTACTCCGGCCGGAACCTGGTCTATATCGGCCGGGCCGCCACCGGACTTTCGGAGAGGGACCTGACGGTTTTGACCGGAATGGCCCGCACCCACGCCGCCGGCCGTTCCCCGTTCAAGAACACACCCGCGGCTGGCCGGGGCCTGGAGGTTGCCTGGCTCGAGACGCCCCTGACGGCACGCGTGCGGTTCATCGGCTGGACCGATCAGGGGCGGCTGCGGAACCCGGTGCTCGAAGGCTTCAACGACCAGGCGGCCGGGGACTGCGTTTTCCCTTAGAGATGCCATCGGGCTGAAGAAGACTGCCGGCAAGATTTTCGGCAAATTCGGCAAGGAAGTGGTGATCGGTACTCACCCCTGGTAAGATCCGGCCGGCCCCTGCCTTAGGGCTTGCAATCACCCGATCGTGCAGCTGTCATATCATGGTGCAGCGAGAAAGCTGCGTTTGGTTCCAAGGGGCATGCCCTGGCATGCTTCACCCGCTCATAATGGCCGCGGGTGACGGGGGGAGGGAATCGGTGCGGGAATTATGGATGACTTTGCTGCCGGTGCTGGTGCGCTTGCCCCGCTACGCGAGACTGGTGTTGGGTTTGTCCCGGGACAGCCGGGTCGCCCCGCCGCAAAAAGCGCTCCTCGCGGGGGCGATCCTGTACAACTTTTCGCCGGTGGACCTCATTCCGAGTGTGGTCCCGGTGTTGGGTCAGCTCGACGACCTTGCCGTGCTGTTGTTCGCCGTTCGTTCGGTGGTGAGGAATTGTCCCGGGCCGGTGGCCAGGGAGTACCTGTGCCGGTGCGGGTTGACCGCGCGTCACGTGCGTGAGGACCCGGAGGTGGTGAGGCGGACACTGCGGCGGGTGGTGACGGAATCGGGCCGGCTCGCCGGCCGAAAAATTGCGCACGGCTTTGAAGGAATAACGACAAGGCACAGAGCTGGTTTCCGGCAAAGGGACTGATCAAAATCCAAGCGCCGGAAAGCTACAGGCTGCGCCTTGTCGGAGTCTATTGTTGTCCGTCCGGGGGTCTTTTATTCGGACCGGGGGTTTGTGTCACCCCTGTTTTCTTACTTGTCGACTTGCGTTTCCTGCAGGGATTTTTCACCGGTCTCAGCCAGCTTCCGCACCATCTGTCCGCCGATGCGGCCGGCCTCCCGTGCGCTCAATGCGTCACCCCCGACTTTCAGGTCGTCGTCAAGATGCAGTTCGCGGGCCGTTTCCCACTTCAACTGTTCGTGCTTTTCCTTGCGCCGGTTTTTCTTCCGGGGCATCAATCATCACCTCGTTCATATATTTCACCTGCAGCGGGAAAATATTCTGCAACCCGGGGATGCGTTACCTGGTCCCGTCTTTCTCGAAGGGGGATCCGCTTGTGCCGACGGTACTCATCGGCCGCCAGAAAGTGGACCTGACCAATCTGGACAAGGTATTCTGGCCGGAAGGATACACCAAGGGCGACCTGGTGAATTACTACCACCGGGTGGCGCCGTATGTGCTCCGCTACCTCAGGGACCGGCCGATCGTAATGAGCCGGTATCCGGACGGGATCAACGGAAAACACTTCTACCAGAAGGAGAGACCGGAATACACGCCGGACTGGATTGAAACGGTGCTGGTGGCCCACGAGGGCGCCCAACGGGTGATAAACTACATCGTGTGCCGGGACGAGGCGACCCTGGTCTGGATCGCCAACCAGGGGGCGATCGAGATGCACGCCTGGCTGGGCAGGGCCGGCCGCCTCGAGTACCCGGATCTGGCCGTCCTCGATCTGGATCCGGCGGCAGGGGCGAAATGGCGCCAGGTGATCGACGTGGCGCTGCTGGCCCGCACCGTGCTGGCCGAATTCGGCCTGGCCGGTTTCCCCAAGACCTCGGGAGCCACCGGAGTGCACGTTTTCATTCCCCTGGAACCGGTGCACACCTACCGGGAGACGACACGGGCAATGGAGGCGGTGGCCCGCCTGGTCACCGGCGTTTGCGCGTTCGCCACCACCGAACGGGTGATTGAACGGCGGACCGGCAAAGTGTACATCGACTATCTGCAAAACACGGCGGGTAAAACCATGGCTTTCCCGTACAGTGTGCGCCCCCTCCCGTCGGCTCCCGTGTCCACCCCCGTAACCTGGGAGGAACTCGAAGATCTGAAAGCGGCGAAAGGTTTCAACATAAAGACCGTGCCGGAACGCCTACAAAACCTGGGTGACCCCTATGCCGGACTTTTCAACCGCCACTACCGTCTGGATGCCCTGCTGGAACTCGCCCCGTCCCCCGCTTAGCGTCTTTTCACTTTTTGGAGGCTCGGACGTTTGGTTCGGCAGGAATTTACAGAGACACCCCCGAATCCCATGGGCAAATCAGGCAGGGAGAGGCACATCGTGGAGGAGCGGGCATACTGGCTGGCCTGGGTGGTGGCCTGGCCGGCTGGGGGGCGGCGGCTTTTGAACCTGCTCGAGGCGGTCGGTTCTGCCCGGCAGGCCTGGGAGGCCGAGAAGAGTGAGCTGGCGGCGTCGGGGCTGGATTCGTCCCTGGCGGACGAACTATTGTCCAGGCGTTCCCGGGTCGACCCGGCCGCGGAGCAGGAACGGGTCCGGCAGGCCGGCATCCGGGTGATTACTTGGGTGGACGCGGACTACCCGGAGAGCCTGCGCCACATCTACGATCCCCCGGCGGTGCTTTTCGGCCTGGGGGCGTTCAGTTTTCAGGAGTCCGGCCCCGCCGTGGCCATCGTCGGTTCGCGCCGGGCCACGCCGTACGGCAAGGCGACGGCCGGCCGACTGGCCGCCGCGCTTGGCTCCTGTGGCCTGGTGGTGGTCAGCGGGATGGCCCGGGGTATCGACACCGCGGCGCACAGGGGCGCCCTGGAGTCCGGGGCCCCGACGGTGGCGGTGCTCGGTTCCGGTCTGGACGTGGTCTACCCCCGGGAAAACGCCGGCCTGATGGAGAAAATCGCGGCTTCCGGCGGATTGGTGCTCACCGAATTTCCTCTGGGCTCAAAACCGGAAGCATGGCATTTTCCGGTGCGCAACCGGATCATCAGCGGTCTTTGTCGCGGGGTCGTGGTCGTGGAGGCCGGCGAGCGCAGCGGCGCCCTGATTACGGCGGAACTGGCCTTGGAACAGGGTCGTGACGTGATGGCGGTGCCCGGCAACGTGAACAACCCTTTCAGCCGGGGTCCCAACCGCCTGATCAAGCAAGGTGCCCGGTTGGTTGAGGACGCCAAGGACGTGCTGGAGGAACTGGGCCTGACCGCGCTTTTCCCCGAAACCGAGTCCGGGGAAGCCGAAGCGGTCGCGCAGTTGAGCGGGGAGGAAAAGCGGGTACTGGAAATCCTTCAGGGACAGAGCCTATCCGACCAGGCCCTCATCAGACTCACGGGCCTGGCGGCCCCGCAAACAGCGGCCGTACTGGCCTACCTAGAAATCAAGGGGTTTGTGCGGCGGGCGCCGGGCGGGTTATACTACTCTTTATTAAAATTAAAAAACGGCCGGTAGTCTTTCATGCCGGTGAAATCATTGCGACGCGAGGTGGACCTGATTGGAGAAGACTCTGGTGATTGTTGAATCCCCGGCCAAGGCCAGGACGCTCGGCAAGTTCCTGGGGAAAAAATACGAGATTCGGGCTTCCATGGGGCACGTCCGTGATCTTCCCCGGAGCCAGTTCGGCGTGGACGTTGATGACGGGTTTAAGCCCAAGTACATTACCATTCGGGGCAAGGGAGACGCCATCAAGGAACTGCGGGCCGCCCGCAAGAAGTCGAACCAGGTGCTTTTGGCTTCGGACCCCGACCGTGAAGGGGAAGCTATCGCCTGGCACCTGCAGGAACTGCTCCAGATTGACCCTGAAGAGCCTTGCCGCGTGGAATTCAATGAAATCACCAGGGAAGCGGTGACGGCGGCGATCAAGAATCCTCGCAAGATCGACCCGAACCGGGTTGACGCCCAGCAGGCGCGGCGGATTCTGGACCGGCTGGTCGGCTACAACCTGAGCCCCCTGCTGTGGCGCAAAGTTCGCAAGGGTTTGAGTGCCGGCCGGGTGCAGTCGGTGGCGGTGCACCTGATCTGTGCGCGCGAGCGGGAGATCGAAGCCTTCGTGTCCGAGGAATACTGGACGCTTACCGCGCTCCTGGCCAACAGGGAGCGCGAAAGGTTCAAGGCCCGGTTGCTCAAGAAAGCCGGGGAGAAGCTCACGGTGCCGAACGAGGAGGCCATGAAGGGGATCCTGGACGACCTGAAGGAGGAAGTTTACCGGGTCGCGGATGTGATCCGGAAAGAGAAAAAGAAAAACCCGTCCCCCCCGTTCACCACCAGCACCCTGCAGCAGGAGGCCTACCGGCGCCTGAATTTCACCACCCGGAAGACGATGATGGTCGCCCAGCAGCTTTACGAGGGTCTGGACCTGGGTAAGGAAGGGCCGGTCGGCCTGGTCACCTATATCCGGACTGATTCGACCCGGATTTCCCCCGGAGCCCAGGACGAGGCCCGGGAGTACATCGCCGAACACTACGGTAAGGAGTACGTGCCGAAGCAGAAAAGGGTGTACACCGGCAAGGCGCGGGCCCAGGACGCGCATGAGGCCATCCGGCCCACGTCTGTGTTGCGGACTCCGGAGGCGCTGAGAAAGTACCTGAATCCGGACCAGCTGCGCCTGTATGAATTGATCTGGTCCCGTTTTCTCGCGAGCCAGATGGTTAGCGCGGTTCTGGACACGGTGCGGGCCGAAATCGTGGCCGGAGAGTACCTTTTCCGGGCCACGGGCTCCACGGTGAAATTCCCCGGCTTCACGCGGGTCTACACCGAGTTGCGGGACGAGGCCAAAAACGGCGAGGAGGAAGAGGAAGGGGCGCTCCCGGCGCTTGAAAAGGGGGAGCAGCTGAAACTGGTGCGCACCACGCCGGCCCGGCACTTTACGCAGCCGCCGGCCCGGTACACGGAAGCCACCCTGGTGCGAACCTTAGAGGAACTTGGCATCGGCCGTCCGAGCACGTATGCGCCGGTGGTGGAGACAATTCAGCGGCGGGGCTACGTGGTCCGGCGCGGTAAAACGCTCCACCCGACCCAATTGGGTTTGGTGGTCATCGACCTTTTGAAGGAACACTTCCCGGACGTAATCAACTATGAGTTCACCGCCGAGTTGGAGGAAAAACTGGACCGGATCGAAGAAGGATCCATGCAGTGGGAAAAGGTGCTCGAGGAGTTCTACCGGCCCTTCCGCCGGGAAGTCGCCGAGGCGGAAGCGAAGATCGACCGGGTCCGGCTGGACGAGGTCACCGACGAGGAGTGCCGGAAATGCGGCCGCAAAATGGTGATCAAGATGGGTCGGTACGGCAAGTTCCTGGCCTGCCCCGGGTTTCCCGAATGCCGCCATACCCGGCCGATCTTCGAGGAGACCGGCCACCGCTGTCCCAAGTGCGGCGGCCGGGTGGTGGTCAGGCGGACCAAGAAGAGCAAAGTTTTCTACGGTTGTGCCGGATACCCCGGGTGTGATTTCGTGACCTGGGACCAGCCGACCGACCAGAAATGCCCCGACTGCCAGTCTTTCCTGGTGGCCAGGGGCACCCGGGGGCACCCGCTTCAGCGGGTCAGCGGGTCAGCGGGTCAGAGCCGCACCTTTGCCTGCGCCAATCCGGAATGCGGCTACAAGGAACGCAAAGCCGGACGGGGAAAGGCCTGATGTCCGGTGGGGTCATTGTGGTGGGGGCCGGGCTGGCCGGGGCGGAGGCAAGCTGGCAACTGGTCCGGCGCGGCGTTCCCGTAGTCCTGTACGAGATGCGCCCCCGGAAATGCACCCCGGCTCACAAAACCGGGGATTTCGCCGAACTGGTCTGCTCCAATTCCCTCCGGGCGGAGGCGCTCACGAATGCGGTCGGCCTGCTCAAAGAGGAGATGCGCCGGCTCGGTTCTCTGATCATGGCCTGTGCCGACGCGCACCGGGTGCCTGCGGGCGGAGCTCTGGCCGTGGACCGGCAACTGTTCGCCGCGGCGGTTACCGAAAGGCTCACCAGCCACCGCCTGGTGACCGTCTGCCGGGAGGAAATCACCACTATTCCCACCGCAGAACTGGTGATCCTGGCCACCGGGCCCCTGACTTCCGACGCTCTGGCGGACGAGCTTCGCCGGTTGACCGGGCAGGAACACTTGTATTTCTTTGATGCGGTGGCCCCGATCGTCACCCTGGAATCCATCGATCAGGACCGGGTCTTCCGGTCCTCCCGTTACGGCCGCGGTGATCCGGCCTATCTGAACTGCCCCATGTCGCGGGAGGAGTACGAACGGTTTTGGGAGGCGCTGGTGGCCGCCGAACGGGCGACGCGGCACACCTTCGAACGGGAAACCCACTTTGAAGGCTGCCTGCCGGTGGAGGTGATCGCCGCCCGGGGCCGTGAAACGCTGCTTTACGGACCGCTTAAGCCGGTGGGACTGGTCGATCCCCGCACGGGGGAGCGGCCGTATGCCGTGGTCCAGCTCCGTCAAGACAACCGGGCCGGTACCCTCTACAACCTAGTCGGGTTCCAGACCAACCTTAAATGGGGGGAGCAGCGCCGGGTGTTCTCGATGATCCCGGGGCTGGAGCAGGCCGAGTTTGTACGCTACGGTGTGATGCACCGGAACACGTACATAAACGCGCCGGTCTTGCTGTCCCCCAACCTGATGTTGAAGAGCCGGCCCGGGCTTTTTATCGCCGGGCAGTTGAGCGGGGTGGAGGGTTACGTCGAGTCGGCGGCCGCCGGTCTGGTAGCTGGCCTGAACGCGGCGCGGTTGTACAAGGGCCTGGAGCCCCTGGTTTTTCCGCCCGAGACGGCGCACGGGGCCCTTATCAACTACATAGTGACCGCCGACCCTGCTAATTTCCAGCCGATGAACGTGAACTTCGGGCTGTTTCCACCCCTGCCCGGAAAGCGCGTCCGGCGCCGGCCGGAACGCAACCTGGCCCACGCGCAGCGCGCCCTGGAACGTCTGGCGGCTTGGCTGACCGAAAAGGGGGAAGGTTAGTGTACCATTTGATTGACGGTTTCCTAGCCTACTTGCAGGCTGAGCGTCAAGCCTCGCCCCGGACGATCACCGCCTACCAGAAGGATCTTTTCGCCGGGCTCGATTACTTTGCGCGCCGCCGGGGAAAAGCGGATGCCGAACTCCGGGCGGGCGACATCGACCTGAAATTGTTCCGGGGGTACCTGGCGCACCTCGGGCAATCCGGCCTCGCCCGGAGCACCATCGCCCGGAAGGTGGCGGCCTGGCGCTCGTTTTTCCGCTACCTGGTCCGGGAAAACGCTGTGCCGGCGAGTCCTTTGGCCGGGATGTCCGCGCCCCGGCTGAAGAAACGGCTGCCGGGCGTACTGTACCC is drawn from Candidatus Desulforudis audaxviator MP104C and contains these coding sequences:
- a CDS encoding YkvA family protein; translated protein: MRELWMTLLPVLVRLPRYARLVLGLSRDSRVAPPQKALLAGAILYNFSPVDLIPSVVPVLGQLDDLAVLLFAVRSVVRNCPGPVAREYLCRCGLTARHVREDPEVVRRTLRRVVTESGRLAGRKIAHGFEGITTRHRAGFRQRD
- a CDS encoding alpha/beta-type small acid-soluble spore protein; this translates as MPRKKNRRKEKHEQLKWETARELHLDDDLKVGGDALSAREAGRIGGQMVRKLAETGEKSLQETQVDK
- the dprA gene encoding DNA-processing protein DprA, with amino-acid sequence MEERAYWLAWVVAWPAGGRRLLNLLEAVGSARQAWEAEKSELAASGLDSSLADELLSRRSRVDPAAEQERVRQAGIRVITWVDADYPESLRHIYDPPAVLFGLGAFSFQESGPAVAIVGSRRATPYGKATAGRLAAALGSCGLVVVSGMARGIDTAAHRGALESGAPTVAVLGSGLDVVYPRENAGLMEKIAASGGLVLTEFPLGSKPEAWHFPVRNRIISGLCRGVVVVEAGERSGALITAELALEQGRDVMAVPGNVNNPFSRGPNRLIKQGARLVEDAKDVLEELGLTALFPETESGEAEAVAQLSGEEKRVLEILQGQSLSDQALIRLTGLAAPQTAAVLAYLEIKGFVRRAPGGLYYSLLKLKNGR
- the topA gene encoding type I DNA topoisomerase, producing the protein MEKTLVIVESPAKARTLGKFLGKKYEIRASMGHVRDLPRSQFGVDVDDGFKPKYITIRGKGDAIKELRAARKKSNQVLLASDPDREGEAIAWHLQELLQIDPEEPCRVEFNEITREAVTAAIKNPRKIDPNRVDAQQARRILDRLVGYNLSPLLWRKVRKGLSAGRVQSVAVHLICAREREIEAFVSEEYWTLTALLANRERERFKARLLKKAGEKLTVPNEEAMKGILDDLKEEVYRVADVIRKEKKKNPSPPFTTSTLQQEAYRRLNFTTRKTMMVAQQLYEGLDLGKEGPVGLVTYIRTDSTRISPGAQDEAREYIAEHYGKEYVPKQKRVYTGKARAQDAHEAIRPTSVLRTPEALRKYLNPDQLRLYELIWSRFLASQMVSAVLDTVRAEIVAGEYLFRATGSTVKFPGFTRVYTELRDEAKNGEEEEEGALPALEKGEQLKLVRTTPARHFTQPPARYTEATLVRTLEELGIGRPSTYAPVVETIQRRGYVVRRGKTLHPTQLGLVVIDLLKEHFPDVINYEFTAELEEKLDRIEEGSMQWEKVLEEFYRPFRREVAEAEAKIDRVRLDEVTDEECRKCGRKMVIKMGRYGKFLACPGFPECRHTRPIFEETGHRCPKCGGRVVVRRTKKSKVFYGCAGYPGCDFVTWDQPTDQKCPDCQSFLVARGTRGHPLQRVSGSAGQSRTFACANPECGYKERKAGRGKA
- the trmFO gene encoding methylenetetrahydrofolate--tRNA-(uracil(54)-C(5))-methyltransferase (FADH(2)-oxidizing) TrmFO gives rise to the protein MSGGVIVVGAGLAGAEASWQLVRRGVPVVLYEMRPRKCTPAHKTGDFAELVCSNSLRAEALTNAVGLLKEEMRRLGSLIMACADAHRVPAGGALAVDRQLFAAAVTERLTSHRLVTVCREEITTIPTAELVILATGPLTSDALADELRRLTGQEHLYFFDAVAPIVTLESIDQDRVFRSSRYGRGDPAYLNCPMSREEYERFWEALVAAERATRHTFERETHFEGCLPVEVIAARGRETLLYGPLKPVGLVDPRTGERPYAVVQLRQDNRAGTLYNLVGFQTNLKWGEQRRVFSMIPGLEQAEFVRYGVMHRNTYINAPVLLSPNLMLKSRPGLFIAGQLSGVEGYVESAAAGLVAGLNAARLYKGLEPLVFPPETAHGALINYIVTADPANFQPMNVNFGLFPPLPGKRVRRRPERNLAHAQRALERLAAWLTEKGEG